The stretch of DNA ACCACGCCAGTGGGACCTAGCGCATGTATGAAGGCATCGTTGGCAACCAGGTCAAGCTTCTTCTGCGTCTCGCCCGAGGCGTTGGCCGACTCGGTGGCACCAAGTATCCCGGCCAGCGCGGCATGGTTCAGTGCACCCGATATTTCCCGGCAGGCGGCGCCAATCTGCTGCACCACCGTCACCAGCGCCTCATCAATGCGGTGACTAACGGCGGCTTCGGTCAGGTACGCGGTCAAACTGACGGGTTGGCTCATCGGAGGTTTCCGGGGCGGCGCACCGAGGTGCTGGACGGGATGGCGAGGATAGCCCATCGGCGGCCCTGCCGGCAGCCGGTGTGGCCTGCTAAGCTCGGCGCCACAGGCGGAGGAGCCCCATGAGCCAGCACATCGCAATCAGCGTGTTTTTCAATTTCCGTAGCCCGTACTGCTATCTGGCCTCGAAATCCATGTTCGAGCTGCCGGATCGTTACGACTGTCATTTCGAGTGGCGGCCGCTTGGCGGCTGGGATGGCCGCTCGGCACCCGAGCGGGCCAAAGGCAAACTGCCGATTGCACGCCAGGACGTGAGCCGATGGTGTCGTCGGCTGGGGATTCCGTTCAGCCCACCGCCGGTCACCACCGACCCGACGCGGGCTGGAGCCGGATCGCTGCTGGCGCAGGAACACGGTTGCCTGCGCGAGTACGTATTGGCCGTGATGCACGCCGAGTGGGGCGAAGGGCAGGACATCGGTGATGCCGACGTGTTGTGCACTGCCGGCCGCCAGGCGGGGCTTGATCCAGAACCGTTGCGCCAGGCCATGGACGACCCGACGCGGCTCGAAAAACTGACCCAGCACTGGGCCGAGGCCCAGGCCGCTGGCGTGTTTGGGGTGCCAAGCTTCCTGGTCGGGGATCAGATTTTCTGGGGTAACGACCGGCTGGATTTCCTGGCCGAACATCTCGCACAACTGGGCGCGGCCAGACCGTAGCCTATCTTTTCCGATTAAAACGCAGCACCACAGGAGGAGCACACATGGGACGGGTCAGCGGCAAGGTTGTATTCATAACCGGCGCCGGGTCGGGCATGGGCCGGGCGCACGCGTTGCGTCTGGCGGGCGAAGGCGCCACGGTTGCCATTTCGGATCGCGACGAAGCCGGGCTGAGCGAGACCCTGATCGCGCTCAAAGCCATCGGCGCCGAGGCCGGCAGCTGGGTTCACGATGTCACTGACGAGCACGCCTGGCAGCGGGTAGTGGACGAAGCATGCGCGCGTTTCGGCCGCATTGACGTGGTAATCAATAACGCCGGCATCGCACACACCGGGTCCGTGCTCGACACCACGGTCGAGGATTGGGACCGCGTCATGGCCATCAACCTGCGCGGCGTGTTCCTGGGCGTTCGCACGGTTGGAACAAAGATGCGTGACCAGGGCGGCGGCGGCAGCATCATCAACATCTCGTCCGTATTCGGCATGGTCGGCGGCGCCATGGCGTCGGCCTATTGCGCCAGCAAGGGTGGCGTGCGGCTGCTCACCAAGGCGGCTGCTGCGGACCTGGCCGAGTTCAATATCCGGGTGAATTCGGTACATCCCGGGCTGATCGACACGCCGATGCTCGGCGGCCTGCTGGCGGAAGATGGCGAGGTGCGGCAGCGCATGCTCAGCGTGCAGCTGCAGCGGCGCGCCGCCGATCCGGACGAGGTATCGTCGGTGGTGCTGTTCCTGGCCTCGGACGAGTCGTCCTTCGTCACCGGCTCCGAACTGGTCGTCGATGGCGGCTGGTCGGCTCGTTAGGATAGGGCGCGACCGCCGGGCGGGAGCCGGCCGAAGCGCAAACCGGGGGCCAGGGAACCGCTGATTCATTCAGCGCTTTCCTGACGCCGCGTAAGCCGGCGATTTCCGCCGGCAATCAGCCAGACGATGCCGCCATGCGCGCGCGCTGGGCGGCAAGCTTTTGCTGCTGTTCGGCGCAATCAACAAGCCGCGCGCGTTCGCTGGCCACCACCTCGGCCGGGGCCTTGTCGGAAAATGTGGGATTGGCCAGCTTGGCCTCGCCGCGGGCGATCGCCTGGGCAAGCTTTGCCAGCTCCCGGTCCAGGCGTTCGATTTCGGCACTGGGGTCCACCAGCCCGGCAAAAGGCAGGCGTACGGTGAGCTCGCCCACCAACGCCATTGCCGCCTGCGGCGCGGCGTCGCTTGTCACCCAGTCGAGATTGCCAATGCGACCGAGGCGCCGCAGCGAAACGTCATGACGCGCAACACGGGCGCGCATCTGCGCGTTGCCGCTGAGTAATACCGGCACCGGCTGTGCCGGCGACAGGTTGAGCTCGGCCCGCAGGTTACGCACACTGCGGATGACTGCCTTGAGCCATTCCATCTCCGCGACGGTGGCCGGGTCGGCGGCAAAGTCCGAACCGCATGGCCAGGCAGCCAGCATGATGCTGTCGCCCGCCACAGCGGCGCGCGGCGCCACCTGCTGCCAGATTTCCTCGGTGATGAATGGAATCAGCGGATGCGCCAGGCGCAGCAAGGCCTCCAGCACCACCAGCAGGGTCTCGCGCACGCCCCGGCGCACCGCCGGATCGGCGTTGGCATCGGCGAGGACTGGTTTGGCGAATTCGATATACCAGTCGCAGTAGTCGTCCCATACGAATTCGTATAGCGCACTGGCCACGTAATCCAGGCGGTAGTCGGCGATGGCCCGATCGACCCCGTCGATGGCAGCGCCAAGACGCGCCCGGATCCAGTGCTCGGCCGGACCCAGCGTGACCGGACCTTGCGCCAGCGGCTGCTCGGTATTCATCAGCACGAAGCGGGCAGCGTTCCACAGCTTGGTGCAAAAGTTGCGATAACCCTCGCAGCGGGCCAGATCAAACTTGATGTCGCGCCCCAGCGTGGCCTGCGAAGCGAAGGTAAAGCGCAGCGCGTCGGTACCGTAGGCCGGAATGCCTTTCGGGAACTGCTTGCGCGTGGCCTGCTCGATCTTTTTCGCCATCTGCGGCTGCATCAGGCCGGCCATGCGCTTGGCAACCAGGGTCTCCAGGTCCACCCCGTCGATGATGTCGAGCGGATCCAGCACGTTGCCCTTGGACTTGCTCATCTTCTGGCCGTCCTGGTCGCGCACCAGGCCGTGGACATAGACGGCGCGAAACGGCACATCGCCCGCAAACGGGAGCCCGAACATCACCATGCGGGCGACCCAGAAAAAGATGATGTCAAAACCGGTGACCAGCACATTGGTCGGGTAATAGCGGGCCAGTTCCGGGGTCGGCTCAGGCCAGCCCAGGGTCGAGAACGGCCACAGCGCCGAGCTGAACCAGGTGTCGAGCACGTCCTCGTCCTGGCGTAGCGGCAGATCCGCCGTCAGGCCGTGGCGGGAGCGCACGTCGGCCTCGTCGAGACCCGCATAGGCTTGCCCCACTTGGTCGTACCAGACCGGGATGCGGTGCCCCCACCAGATCTGCCGGCTGATGCACCAGTCCTGGATGTTTTCCAGCCACAGCGCGTAGGTTTTTTCCCAGTTGTCGGGAATCAACCGGATATCACCGTTACGCACCGCTTCCAGCGCCGGGCGGGTAATCACGGCCAGCCCGCCGGGGCGGCCGTCCGGCAGCGTCTCACGGGTCAGATCCACGTACCACTGGTCGGTCAGGTAGGGCTCGACCGCGGCACCGGTGCGATCACCGCGCGGCACCATCAGCTTGTGGTCCTTGACCGACTCCAGCAGGCCGGCGGTTTCCAGGTCCGCGACCAAGCGTTTGCGCGCCTCGTAGCGGTCCAGGCCCTGGTAGGCGGCCGGTGCGGCGTCATTGATGCGGGCATCCGGCGTGAACACGTTGACCTGGGGCAGGCCGTGGCGCTCGCCAACGGCGAAGTCGTTGAAATCATGGGCCGGGGTGATCTTCAGACACCCAGTGCCAAACGCCGGGTCCACGTAGTCGTCGGCGATGACCGGAATCTGCCGGTCGCACAGGGGCAGGTTGACCGACTTGCCGATCAAATGCCGGTAGCGCTCGTCTTGCGGGTGTACCGCCACGGCGGTGTCACCCAGCAGCGTTTCCGGGCGCGTGGTGGCGACCGTTAAATGTCCACTGCCATCGCTCAGCGGGTAGCGGATGTGCCACAGGTGGCCCTGTTCTTCCTCGCTGACGACTTCCAGGTCCGAGATGGCGGTCTGCAGCACCGGATCCCAGTTGACCAGGCGCTTGCCACG from Immundisolibacter sp. encodes:
- a CDS encoding 2-hydroxychromene-2-carboxylate isomerase; the encoded protein is MSQHIAISVFFNFRSPYCYLASKSMFELPDRYDCHFEWRPLGGWDGRSAPERAKGKLPIARQDVSRWCRRLGIPFSPPPVTTDPTRAGAGSLLAQEHGCLREYVLAVMHAEWGEGQDIGDADVLCTAGRQAGLDPEPLRQAMDDPTRLEKLTQHWAEAQAAGVFGVPSFLVGDQIFWGNDRLDFLAEHLAQLGAARP
- a CDS encoding SDR family NAD(P)-dependent oxidoreductase, yielding MGRVSGKVVFITGAGSGMGRAHALRLAGEGATVAISDRDEAGLSETLIALKAIGAEAGSWVHDVTDEHAWQRVVDEACARFGRIDVVINNAGIAHTGSVLDTTVEDWDRVMAINLRGVFLGVRTVGTKMRDQGGGGSIINISSVFGMVGGAMASAYCASKGGVRLLTKAAAADLAEFNIRVNSVHPGLIDTPMLGGLLAEDGEVRQRMLSVQLQRRAADPDEVSSVVLFLASDESSFVTGSELVVDGGWSAR
- a CDS encoding valine--tRNA ligase — translated: MDKHYDPTALEQHWYTHWETHGYFAPAGPDGPDSQREPYCIVIPPPNVTGSLHMGHAFNNTVMDLLIRHARMQGKDTLWQVGTDHAGIATQMVVERQLAAEGKSRHDLGREAFVKRVWQWKAESGGTITRQLRRLGASCDWTRERFTMGKPPGTDAWHSSAAAAVTESGDADLPRAVAEVFVSLHEQGLIYRGKRLVNWDPVLQTAISDLEVVSEEEQGHLWHIRYPLSDGSGHLTVATTRPETLLGDTAVAVHPQDERYRHLIGKSVNLPLCDRQIPVIADDYVDPAFGTGCLKITPAHDFNDFAVGERHGLPQVNVFTPDARINDAAPAAYQGLDRYEARKRLVADLETAGLLESVKDHKLMVPRGDRTGAAVEPYLTDQWYVDLTRETLPDGRPGGLAVITRPALEAVRNGDIRLIPDNWEKTYALWLENIQDWCISRQIWWGHRIPVWYDQVGQAYAGLDEADVRSRHGLTADLPLRQDEDVLDTWFSSALWPFSTLGWPEPTPELARYYPTNVLVTGFDIIFFWVARMVMFGLPFAGDVPFRAVYVHGLVRDQDGQKMSKSKGNVLDPLDIIDGVDLETLVAKRMAGLMQPQMAKKIEQATRKQFPKGIPAYGTDALRFTFASQATLGRDIKFDLARCEGYRNFCTKLWNAARFVLMNTEQPLAQGPVTLGPAEHWIRARLGAAIDGVDRAIADYRLDYVASALYEFVWDDYCDWYIEFAKPVLADANADPAVRRGVRETLLVVLEALLRLAHPLIPFITEEIWQQVAPRAAVAGDSIMLAAWPCGSDFAADPATVAEMEWLKAVIRSVRNLRAELNLSPAQPVPVLLSGNAQMRARVARHDVSLRRLGRIGNLDWVTSDAAPQAAMALVGELTVRLPFAGLVDPSAEIERLDRELAKLAQAIARGEAKLANPTFSDKAPAEVVASERARLVDCAEQQQKLAAQRARMAASSG